One Segnochrobactrum spirostomi genomic window carries:
- a CDS encoding EcsC family protein, protein MMPAIRDPASSLSAPHRRELAAAVRKLERPTLAARIADYAGKPVNELIKLMPRPINRRFQALVRAAIFQCLEVAIESLDPNDRSAASPWTNKVMVGLTGGVGGFFGIAALPFELPLTTTLMLRSIAEIAREHGEDLSRLETRLSCVEVFALGGRVPSEQARLDYYAVRTVLSSLVRDVVTQVAEVGAVSASSPLLARFAGEIVGRFGVVLSDQLAVGAAPVIGAVGGAAVNVVFTDHFQRVAEGHFAIRRLERLYGAGEVERAYHAAAHDLSGLRRRFGQTARRPSETAA, encoded by the coding sequence ATGATGCCGGCCATCCGAGATCCCGCTTCGAGCCTCTCAGCCCCCCACCGGCGGGAGCTCGCCGCCGCTGTGCGCAAGCTCGAGCGGCCGACGCTGGCGGCGCGGATCGCGGATTATGCGGGCAAGCCCGTCAACGAGCTCATCAAGCTGATGCCGCGTCCGATCAACCGGCGGTTCCAGGCCTTGGTGCGGGCGGCGATCTTTCAGTGCCTCGAGGTCGCGATCGAGTCCCTCGATCCCAACGACCGCAGTGCCGCCTCGCCGTGGACCAACAAGGTGATGGTGGGGCTCACGGGCGGTGTCGGCGGCTTCTTCGGCATCGCGGCTCTACCGTTCGAGCTGCCCCTTACCACGACGCTGATGCTGCGCTCGATCGCCGAGATCGCGCGGGAACACGGCGAGGACCTGAGCCGTCTCGAAACCCGGCTGTCCTGCGTCGAGGTGTTCGCGCTCGGCGGCCGGGTGCCCTCCGAGCAGGCCCGGCTCGATTATTATGCCGTGCGCACCGTGCTTTCGAGCCTCGTGCGCGACGTCGTCACCCAGGTCGCCGAAGTCGGGGCCGTCAGTGCTTCGTCGCCGCTGCTCGCCCGGTTCGCCGGCGAGATCGTCGGCCGCTTCGGCGTCGTTCTCTCGGACCAACTGGCCGTCGGTGCCGCGCCGGTGATCGGCGCCGTCGGCGGGGCGGCGGTCAACGTCGTCTTCACCGATCATTTCCAGCGCGTCGCCGAGGGCCATTTCGCGATCCGCCGGCTCGAGCGCCTCTATGGGGCAGGGGAGGTCGAGCGCGCCTATCATGCGGCGGCGCACGACCTGAGCGGCCTGCGCCGCCGCTTCGGCCAGACGGCCCGCCGGCCGTCCGAGACCGCCGCGTGA